The Megasphaera stantonii genome includes a window with the following:
- a CDS encoding TlpA family protein disulfide reductase, with translation MNKTRAGIKNKIIAALAVACAAYFVAFWMGTEKEATLEAYEKAAEEAMIADTEILAHNGHIRAMDGQDTEIRDLYNDKPVLIYFWMPWSDDSKEGMPVLENIYRRYGDDIHVVALSFGSTAEEARSFYLQHAYAMPFYTGALSVADDYNVYEVPQCVMIRKGGAISDRVAGLPDERSLAYMVERGMEP, from the coding sequence ATGAATAAAACACGTGCCGGTATAAAAAATAAAATCATCGCGGCCCTCGCCGTCGCTTGTGCGGCGTATTTTGTCGCTTTCTGGATGGGGACGGAGAAAGAGGCGACGCTGGAGGCCTATGAAAAAGCAGCGGAAGAAGCCATGATAGCCGATACGGAAATCTTGGCTCATAACGGCCATATCCGCGCCATGGACGGGCAAGATACAGAAATACGAGATTTATATAACGACAAGCCCGTGCTCATCTATTTCTGGATGCCCTGGAGCGACGACAGCAAAGAGGGAATGCCTGTGCTGGAAAATATATACCGAAGGTACGGCGATGATATCCATGTCGTCGCCCTTTCTTTCGGCAGCACGGCAGAAGAAGCCCGCTCCTTTTATTTGCAGCATGCCTATGCCATGCCCTTTTATACGGGCGCCTTGTCTGTCGCCGACGACTATAACGTATATGAAGTCCCGCAGTGCGTCATGATCCGCAAAGGCGGAGCCATTTCCGACAGAGTCGCAGGGCTGCCCGATGAAAGATCGTTGGCTTATATGGTGGAAAGAGGGATGGAACCGTGA
- a CDS encoding purple acid phosphatase family protein, whose protein sequence is MNKKKLLKRIVPVLLIACAAAYAFIPGVKTAAQQSLRTTKSLAAHYELTSNVDAMNIRQVITEDSETSRTVMWQSAMAEDDAVVEYHKQGQDEVYAVAATSEAFTDDGVTTYIHKATLTELSPGTAYEYRVGYGQKRSAWIPLHTAEGNEFKALIFPDSQSSDYSVWAATLDPAWQAHSDVQFVVSMGDLVDNGQDHYQWNAWFDAAEDMISKIPIAPAMGNHETYNRDWKIRMPEAYLRLFALPANSPEPYRNQFYSFDYGDVHFVVLNTQISEMAQFQPKLLEDEMAWFHQDMARTTKKWKVVVMHKDVLQYGFQNRPQPREEGFSEEGRQWMPLFDEYGVDVVLSAHLHSYRDRGHIRNFQRDASGPLYILTGVAGSVQYPGLWKNHSLDEYAAPQPETENYLVMEASDDTLTFTGYLPSGEELHTVSIKK, encoded by the coding sequence ATGAATAAAAAGAAACTGTTGAAACGAATTGTTCCCGTATTGCTCATCGCCTGTGCCGCCGCGTACGCCTTCATTCCCGGCGTCAAGACGGCAGCCCAGCAAAGCCTTCGGACAACAAAGTCCCTGGCCGCTCATTACGAACTCACCAGCAATGTAGACGCCATGAACATCCGTCAGGTCATTACGGAAGACAGCGAGACGTCGCGGACCGTCATGTGGCAGTCGGCAATGGCCGAAGACGACGCTGTCGTAGAATATCATAAGCAGGGCCAGGACGAGGTCTACGCCGTCGCGGCGACGAGCGAAGCCTTTACGGACGACGGCGTGACGACGTATATCCATAAAGCAACGCTGACGGAGCTGTCGCCCGGCACAGCCTACGAATACCGCGTCGGCTACGGCCAAAAGCGAAGTGCCTGGATTCCCCTGCACACGGCAGAAGGAAACGAATTTAAAGCCCTGATATTTCCCGACTCACAGTCCAGCGATTACAGCGTATGGGCCGCCACGCTGGACCCGGCCTGGCAGGCTCATTCCGACGTCCAATTCGTCGTCTCTATGGGCGACCTCGTCGACAACGGCCAGGATCATTACCAGTGGAACGCCTGGTTCGACGCTGCGGAAGATATGATCAGCAAGATCCCCATCGCGCCGGCGATGGGCAATCACGAAACGTACAACCGCGACTGGAAGATCCGCATGCCCGAAGCCTATCTCCGCCTGTTCGCCCTGCCGGCCAACTCGCCCGAGCCGTATCGGAACCAGTTTTATTCCTTTGATTACGGCGATGTTCACTTCGTCGTCCTCAACACGCAGATTTCCGAAATGGCCCAGTTCCAGCCCAAGCTGCTGGAAGATGAAATGGCCTGGTTCCACCAGGACATGGCCCGCACAACAAAAAAATGGAAAGTCGTCGTCATGCACAAGGATGTCCTGCAGTACGGATTCCAAAACCGCCCGCAGCCCCGCGAAGAAGGCTTTTCCGAAGAAGGCCGCCAGTGGATGCCCCTCTTTGACGAATACGGCGTCGACGTCGTATTATCAGCCCATCTCCACAGCTATCGCGACCGCGGCCATATCCGCAACTTCCAGCGCGATGCTTCAGGTCCGCTGTACATCCTGACGGGCGTAGCCGGCAGCGTCCAATATCCCGGCTTATGGAAAAACCATTCCCTGGACGAGTACGCAGCGCCTCAGCCGGAAACGGAAAACTACCTGGTCATGGAAGCCTCCGACGATACCCTTACCTTTACGGGGTACCTGCCTTCCGGAGAGGAACTCCATACCGTCTCTATCAAAAAATAA
- the rpsI gene encoding 30S ribosomal protein S9 has protein sequence MAVAQYYGTGRRKTSVARVRLVPGQGKITVNKKDLNEYFGRKTLELIIRQPLVLTGVTEQYDVIADVKGGGPSGQAGAIRHGISRALLEVDQDFRQSLKKAGLLTRDPREKERRKYGLKKARKASQFSKR, from the coding sequence ATGGCAGTAGCACAGTACTACGGCACTGGCCGTAGAAAGACCTCCGTTGCCAGAGTTCGTCTGGTTCCGGGTCAAGGCAAAATCACAGTTAATAAAAAAGATTTGAACGAATATTTCGGCCGTAAAACGCTGGAATTGATCATTAGACAGCCCCTCGTACTGACTGGCGTAACGGAACAGTACGACGTCATTGCTGACGTAAAGGGCGGCGGACCGTCCGGCCAGGCCGGCGCAATCCGTCACGGCATCAGCCGCGCGCTGTTGGAAGTCGACCAGGATTTCCGTCAGTCCTTGAAAAAGGCTGGTCTCCTGACTCGCGATCCTCGTGAAAAAGAACGTCGGAAATACGGCTTGAAGAAAGCCCGCAAGGCTTCTCAGTTCTCCAAACGTTAA
- a CDS encoding MerR family transcriptional regulator has protein sequence MKIKEVSEQYDITPDTLRYYERIGLIRNVPRDKNGIRNYSEENCNTIAFIKCMRSGNVSIEGLTEYIELYNQGSRETYEARKAILVRERDRLKERMSAMQEALAYLNRKIATYDRWSK, from the coding sequence ATGAAAATCAAAGAAGTAAGCGAGCAATACGACATTACGCCGGACACGCTGCGGTATTACGAACGCATCGGCCTGATCCGCAACGTCCCGCGCGATAAAAACGGCATCCGCAATTATTCAGAGGAAAACTGCAATACCATCGCCTTTATTAAATGCATGCGTTCGGGCAACGTATCCATCGAAGGCCTGACGGAGTACATCGAGCTGTACAACCAGGGCAGCCGCGAGACCTATGAGGCGAGAAAGGCCATCCTCGTCCGCGAACGGGACCGTCTCAAAGAGCGGATGAGCGCCATGCAGGAAGCCTTGGCGTATTTAAATCGAAAAATAGCGACGTACGACCGCTGGAGCAAGTGA
- a CDS encoding NfeD family protein, with protein sequence MSAVRRIWLVVLGWFIILCSAAALPSVQAADSVRAIVISGEIDGSQAALVRRGLELAEETGDTAVVVSIDTMGGRADSALKIRDMLRSTSLPTIAFVKSRAWSAGALIALSCRHIVMAPGSSIGAAEPIPNTEKNIAAMKSEFSATASHMGHNPRVAEAMVDKTHGYPDYAEPGEILSLSDGQAKELGISEGTANSPEEALKLFSLGDASVQYEEKSWKDSIIGILQNEYVRMVVIALILMAIFVEIKTAGIGVGIITAIVLGGLLFLSGEDSLGDSLIVLGAFIGSLFFVGMEILSPGMGIFGVLGVLLLFGSLFYTLGATIDSVYILAGGTVLSLVLFYFVGKRLPKSRLAAKFMLTTQSTKEKGYSSQSDKSKYLYQRGKTITILRPAGTIRIGKERVDAVSAGSFIERDVEVRVVEVEGTRVVVEPVPKRSE encoded by the coding sequence ATGAGTGCAGTGCGGCGCATTTGGTTAGTTGTACTTGGATGGTTCATTATATTATGTTCGGCGGCTGCGCTGCCATCTGTTCAGGCGGCCGATTCGGTGCGGGCTATCGTCATTTCCGGTGAAATTGACGGGAGCCAGGCCGCTCTCGTGCGGCGGGGCCTGGAGCTGGCGGAAGAAACGGGTGATACAGCCGTTGTCGTGTCTATCGACACCATGGGCGGCAGGGCGGACAGCGCCCTGAAAATACGGGATATGCTGCGGAGCACGTCCCTGCCGACGATTGCTTTCGTCAAATCGCGGGCCTGGTCGGCAGGCGCTCTCATCGCCTTATCGTGCCGCCACATCGTCATGGCACCGGGAAGCAGCATCGGCGCAGCCGAGCCGATTCCCAATACGGAGAAAAATATCGCCGCCATGAAATCGGAATTCAGCGCGACAGCTTCCCATATGGGCCATAATCCCCGCGTAGCCGAAGCCATGGTCGACAAGACCCACGGGTATCCTGACTATGCCGAGCCCGGCGAGATATTATCTTTGTCAGACGGGCAGGCCAAGGAGCTCGGCATTTCCGAAGGGACGGCCAATTCGCCGGAAGAGGCGCTGAAGTTGTTCAGCCTGGGCGATGCGTCGGTTCAGTATGAAGAAAAGAGCTGGAAGGATAGCATCATCGGCATTCTGCAGAACGAATACGTCCGCATGGTCGTCATCGCCCTCATCCTGATGGCGATCTTTGTAGAAATCAAAACGGCCGGCATCGGCGTAGGCATCATTACGGCTATCGTCTTAGGCGGCCTGCTGTTCCTGTCCGGCGAGGATTCACTGGGCGACAGCCTGATCGTCTTAGGCGCGTTTATCGGCAGTCTGTTCTTCGTCGGGATGGAAATCCTGTCTCCCGGCATGGGGATTTTCGGCGTCCTGGGCGTGCTGCTGCTCTTCGGCAGCTTATTTTATACGCTGGGGGCGACTATAGATTCTGTCTACATTTTAGCCGGCGGAACCGTCTTGTCTTTAGTTTTGTTTTATTTTGTCGGCAAGCGTCTGCCGAAGAGCCGGCTGGCGGCGAAGTTCATGCTGACGACGCAGTCGACGAAGGAGAAAGGCTATTCGTCCCAGTCTGATAAGAGCAAGTACCTGTATCAGCGGGGAAAAACCATTACTATTTTACGGCCGGCCGGCACCATCCGCATCGGCAAGGAGCGAGTCGACGCCGTATCGGCAGGCTCGTTCATCGAGAGGGACGTAGAAGTGCGCGTCGTAGAAGTAGAAGGAACGCGCGTCGTCGTCGAGCCGGTTCCCAAACGTAGCGAGTAA
- the trpS gene encoding tryptophan--tRNA ligase, which translates to MSIIFSGIQPSGNLTLGNYLGALRNFSKMQDGNECYYCVVNQHAITVPQDPKLLHERTRALAAIYIASGLDPEKSTLFVQSEVPEHALLGWIMMTQSYVGELERMTQYKDKASKRGDSIPAGLLVYPPLMAADILLYQTNYVPVGDDQKQHMEITRDLAQRFNRLYGEVFTIPDIYLGHDGTRVMSLQEPTKKMSKSDDNTTATIYLLDEPKAIEKKIKRAQTDSENSVHYDRENKPGISNLIEIFSAVTDRTHEEVETAYAGKGYGAFKKDVAEAVIAALEPIQARYAQLVNDPELDEILDKGAAKAHAKASETYEKVVRAMGLNRK; encoded by the coding sequence ATGTCGATTATTTTTTCCGGCATTCAGCCGAGCGGCAATCTTACATTGGGAAATTATTTAGGCGCCTTGCGCAATTTTTCGAAGATGCAGGACGGTAACGAATGCTATTACTGCGTCGTCAACCAGCACGCCATTACGGTGCCTCAGGACCCGAAGCTTCTCCATGAACGGACGCGGGCTCTGGCAGCTATTTACATCGCATCGGGCCTCGACCCGGAAAAATCCACGCTGTTCGTACAGTCCGAAGTGCCGGAACACGCCCTGCTGGGCTGGATTATGATGACCCAGTCTTACGTAGGCGAGCTGGAACGTATGACCCAGTACAAGGATAAGGCGTCGAAGCGGGGAGATTCGATTCCTGCCGGCCTGCTTGTCTATCCGCCTCTCATGGCTGCAGATATTCTCTTGTATCAGACCAATTACGTGCCCGTCGGCGACGACCAGAAGCAGCACATGGAAATTACCCGCGACCTGGCGCAGCGCTTCAACCGCCTGTACGGTGAAGTATTTACGATTCCCGATATTTACCTGGGCCACGATGGCACGCGCGTCATGAGCCTTCAGGAACCGACGAAGAAGATGAGCAAGTCCGACGACAATACGACGGCGACGATTTATCTGCTCGACGAACCGAAGGCCATTGAAAAGAAAATCAAGCGGGCCCAGACGGACAGCGAAAACTCCGTCCACTACGACAGGGAAAACAAGCCGGGTATTTCCAACCTGATTGAAATCTTCTCGGCCGTGACGGACCGTACCCATGAAGAAGTCGAAACGGCGTATGCCGGCAAGGGCTACGGAGCATTCAAGAAGGACGTGGCCGAAGCCGTAATCGCCGCCCTCGAGCCGATTCAGGCCCGCTACGCCCAGCTGGTCAACGACCCGGAATTGGATGAAATTCTCGATAAAGGTGCGGCGAAGGCTCATGCCAAGGCCAGCGAAACGTACGAAAAAGTCGTCCGTGCTATGGGCCTGAACCGGAAATAA
- the yfbR gene encoding 5'-deoxynucleotidase — translation MSHFFALLARMKFIRRWSLMHNTQEENIQEHTLQTAMIAYHLCLLSNLHFGGRTDPKQAAVLAMYHDAAEIFTGDMPTPVKYFNEKMRRTYGDVEAMAQEKLVQTLPEELHAHYKPLICGAEEDPAWPFVKAADTLSAYLKCRQELAAGNREFAEAFSSLKARLEQLGMPEVDMFLADYAPSFSLSLDEMNHSG, via the coding sequence ATGAGCCATTTCTTTGCGCTGCTGGCGCGGATGAAGTTCATTCGTCGCTGGAGCCTGATGCACAACACGCAGGAAGAAAATATCCAGGAGCATACGCTGCAGACGGCCATGATCGCCTATCATCTCTGCCTTCTCAGCAATCTGCATTTCGGCGGCCGCACGGACCCGAAGCAGGCTGCTGTGCTGGCTATGTATCACGATGCGGCGGAAATCTTTACGGGAGATATGCCGACTCCGGTCAAATATTTCAACGAAAAGATGCGCCGTACCTACGGCGACGTGGAAGCCATGGCCCAGGAAAAGCTGGTTCAGACGCTGCCGGAGGAATTGCATGCCCATTATAAACCGCTCATCTGCGGTGCCGAGGAGGACCCGGCGTGGCCCTTCGTCAAGGCGGCTGATACGCTGAGCGCATATTTGAAGTGCCGGCAGGAACTGGCGGCGGGCAACCGCGAGTTTGCCGAGGCCTTCTCATCGCTGAAAGCGCGGCTGGAGCAGCTGGGTATGCCGGAGGTTGATATGTTTTTGGCTGACTATGCGCCGAGCTTCTCCTTATCTCTGGATGAAATGAATCATTCGGGCTGA
- the ileS gene encoding isoleucine--tRNA ligase yields MDYGKTLHLPKTDFPMRGNLPKREPDFLKFWQEHKIYEKRLQKRDGAPKFILHDGPPYANGKLHIGHALNKVLKDIILKYKTQQGYYTKYIPGWDTHGLPIEHAVIKDTGLNRHEMSALDLRAKCRDYALERVEEQKQDFIRFGVLGDWDHPYLTLHKQVEVAQIGVFGKMAKKGYIYKGLKTVYWCPHCETALAEAEIEYKDDKSFSIYVKFQAVDLNCHMPKGADPDKVFALIWTTTPWTIPANMAICANENFEYVWVKIGEEYLLMAKELVEATMKAGKAEDYEVLPEVMTGKQIEGLVFQHPFYADRKVPVLLGDHVTLDAGTGLVHTAPDHGQDDFDVCMKYASWGVKPIGTVGSNGCYTDKVPDYEGKFVFDMNVPIIKRLAEMGALFAKSTFRHQYPHCWRCKNPIIYRATEQWFSSVDGYRQKALEAIDQVQWIPGWGHDRIYNMIHDRGDWCISRQRVWGVPIPIFYCKDCGEHIINDETIAHLQTMFAEEGSDTWWMHDEKELLPEGFTCPHCGGTHFQKESDIMDVWFDSGCTHQGVLCNDPELDYPCEMYLEGSDQHRGWFNSSLLTSVAVNGCAPYKSVLTHGFTVDGEGRKMSKSVGNTVAPQEVIEQYGADVMRLWVSSADYQGDIRLSPKILKQLSDVYRKIRNTFRYLLGNLSDFNPETDAVAYADMTELDKWALMRLEQVYETVTEAYENYQFHVMYHAIHNFCTVDLSAMYLDVIKDRLYTEKADSQVRRSAQTAMYQILDTLVKIISPVLSFTAEEVWQNMPQIPGKEESVLLTDWPKAHPEYLNADLEARWNTLLSYRRDLTRILEGARQDKKIGHALDAAVAIYASGEDYDFLSQWKDQLATLLIVSEVSLLNEAAPAEAVSGEDHGDMKVVVAPSTHEKCERCWIHSETVGADAEHPTLCARCVSVLK; encoded by the coding sequence ATGGACTACGGCAAGACCTTACATCTGCCAAAAACGGATTTCCCCATGCGCGGCAATCTGCCGAAACGGGAACCGGACTTTTTAAAATTCTGGCAAGAACACAAGATTTATGAAAAACGGCTGCAGAAGCGCGACGGCGCGCCGAAATTTATTCTGCACGACGGCCCTCCGTATGCAAACGGCAAGCTCCATATCGGCCATGCTTTAAATAAAGTATTAAAGGATATTATTTTAAAATATAAGACGCAGCAGGGCTATTATACGAAGTATATTCCCGGCTGGGATACGCACGGCCTGCCGATTGAACACGCCGTCATTAAGGATACGGGCCTGAACCGCCATGAAATGTCTGCCCTCGATTTGCGGGCGAAATGCCGCGATTATGCCTTGGAACGCGTAGAAGAACAGAAGCAGGACTTCATCCGCTTCGGCGTTCTCGGCGATTGGGATCATCCCTACCTGACGCTTCATAAGCAGGTCGAAGTGGCTCAGATCGGCGTATTCGGCAAAATGGCCAAGAAGGGCTATATTTACAAAGGCCTCAAAACCGTTTACTGGTGCCCGCACTGCGAAACGGCCCTGGCTGAAGCTGAAATCGAATACAAGGACGACAAATCCTTCTCCATCTATGTAAAATTCCAGGCTGTTGACTTGAATTGCCACATGCCGAAGGGTGCCGATCCGGATAAGGTATTCGCCTTGATTTGGACGACGACACCTTGGACGATTCCGGCCAACATGGCCATTTGCGCCAATGAAAACTTTGAATACGTATGGGTCAAAATCGGCGAAGAATACCTGCTCATGGCTAAGGAACTCGTCGAAGCGACGATGAAGGCCGGCAAGGCAGAAGACTACGAAGTATTGCCTGAGGTCATGACGGGCAAGCAGATCGAAGGCCTCGTCTTCCAGCATCCCTTCTACGCAGACCGCAAGGTTCCCGTCCTTCTCGGCGATCACGTTACGCTCGACGCCGGCACAGGCCTCGTTCATACGGCTCCGGACCACGGCCAGGACGACTTCGATGTCTGCATGAAATACGCGTCGTGGGGCGTCAAGCCGATCGGCACTGTCGGATCCAACGGCTGCTATACCGACAAGGTTCCCGATTACGAAGGCAAGTTCGTCTTCGATATGAACGTTCCTATCATCAAACGGTTGGCTGAAATGGGCGCGCTCTTCGCCAAGAGCACCTTCCGCCATCAGTATCCTCATTGCTGGCGCTGCAAGAACCCGATTATCTACCGCGCGACGGAACAGTGGTTCTCCTCGGTTGACGGCTATCGTCAGAAAGCGCTGGAAGCGATTGACCAGGTACAGTGGATTCCCGGCTGGGGCCACGACCGCATTTACAACATGATTCACGACCGCGGCGACTGGTGTATTTCCCGTCAGCGCGTATGGGGCGTTCCGATTCCTATTTTCTACTGCAAGGACTGCGGCGAACACATCATCAACGACGAAACGATCGCTCATTTGCAGACGATGTTTGCCGAAGAAGGCTCCGATACGTGGTGGATGCACGATGAAAAGGAACTGCTGCCCGAAGGCTTTACGTGCCCCCACTGCGGCGGCACCCATTTCCAGAAGGAAAGCGACATCATGGACGTATGGTTCGACAGCGGCTGCACCCATCAGGGCGTTCTCTGCAACGATCCGGAATTGGATTATCCCTGCGAAATGTACCTGGAAGGCTCGGACCAGCATCGCGGCTGGTTTAACTCGTCCCTGCTGACGTCTGTAGCCGTCAACGGCTGCGCTCCGTATAAATCCGTACTGACTCACGGCTTTACCGTCGACGGCGAAGGCCGCAAGATGAGTAAATCCGTCGGCAATACGGTAGCTCCGCAGGAAGTCATCGAACAGTACGGCGCCGACGTCATGCGCCTGTGGGTATCCTCGGCCGACTACCAGGGCGATATCCGCCTGTCCCCGAAGATTTTGAAGCAGCTGTCTGACGTATACCGCAAGATCCGCAACACCTTCCGCTATCTTTTGGGCAACCTCAGCGACTTCAATCCGGAAACGGACGCCGTCGCTTATGCCGATATGACCGAACTCGATAAATGGGCTCTTATGCGTCTGGAACAAGTATATGAAACGGTTACGGAAGCCTATGAAAACTACCAGTTCCACGTCATGTACCATGCGATTCACAACTTCTGCACCGTCGACTTGAGCGCTATGTACCTCGACGTCATCAAAGATCGCCTGTACACGGAAAAGGCCGACTCGCAGGTCCGCCGCAGCGCCCAGACGGCAATGTACCAGATTCTCGATACGCTGGTCAAGATCATTTCGCCCGTATTGTCCTTCACGGCAGAAGAAGTTTGGCAGAACATGCCGCAGATTCCCGGCAAGGAAGAAAGCGTTCTTCTGACGGATTGGCCGAAAGCTCATCCGGAATATTTGAACGCCGATTTGGAAGCTCGCTGGAATACGCTACTGTCGTACCGCCGCGATTTGACGCGTATCCTTGAAGGCGCTCGTCAGGATAAGAAGATCGGCCATGCCCTGGACGCTGCCGTTGCGATTTACGCTTCCGGCGAAGACTACGACTTCCTCAGCCAGTGGAAAGACCAGCTGGCGACGCTGCTCATCGTCAGCGAAGTTTCCTTGCTGAACGAAGCGGCCCCGGCTGAAGCCGTTTCCGGCGAAGACCATGGCGATATGAAGGTCGTCGTCGCTCCGTCGACTCATGAAAAATGCGAACGCTGCTGGATTCACAGTGAAACCGTCGGCGCTGATGCCGAACATCCGACGCTGTGCGCACGCTGCGTTTCCGTCTTGAAATAA
- a CDS encoding O-acetylhomoserine aminocarboxypropyltransferase/cysteine synthase family protein, producing the protein MNPIDTYEFETLQQHAGQIPDPATGARAVPIYQTTSYVFASAQDGEDIFALRKPGYIYSRLTNPTQDVLEKRIAALEGGTAALAVASGSAAIAYTILNLAGAGDEIIAAPTLYGGTFELFTETLQRFGITTRFADADDPSTFEALITDHTKALYIESLGNPAINIPDFEALAHIAHRNGLPLVVDSTFATPYLFRPFEHGADIVVHSATKFIGGHGTTLGGLIVENGAFDWTSGRFPNIASPDPSYNGINFATDMPGAGFVTRIRAKSLRDLGACISPFNAWLLLQGMETLSLRMERHVANAQKIAEYLESHPAVAKVNYPSLSSSPYYALAQKYFPKGTGSIFSFELAGGYNAARAFIDHAEIFSNLANVGDSKSLLVHPASTTHQQLSEEAQRACGITPGTVRISVGLENVNDLLADVEQALSAAN; encoded by the coding sequence ATGAACCCTATCGACACCTATGAATTTGAAACATTGCAGCAGCACGCCGGACAAATCCCCGATCCTGCGACGGGAGCCCGGGCCGTCCCCATTTATCAGACGACGTCGTACGTCTTCGCCAGCGCCCAGGACGGCGAGGACATCTTCGCCCTGCGCAAGCCCGGCTACATTTACAGCCGCCTGACCAATCCGACGCAGGACGTGCTGGAAAAGAGAATCGCCGCGCTGGAAGGCGGAACGGCCGCCTTAGCCGTCGCCAGCGGTTCGGCTGCCATCGCTTACACCATACTGAACCTTGCCGGCGCAGGCGACGAAATCATCGCGGCCCCGACCTTATACGGCGGCACCTTCGAATTATTTACGGAAACGCTGCAGCGCTTCGGCATTACGACCCGTTTCGCCGACGCCGACGACCCGTCGACCTTTGAAGCCCTCATTACGGATCATACGAAAGCGTTGTACATCGAAAGCCTGGGCAATCCGGCCATCAATATTCCCGACTTCGAAGCCCTGGCCCATATCGCCCACCGAAACGGCCTGCCCCTCGTCGTCGACAGCACTTTCGCCACGCCGTATTTATTCCGCCCCTTCGAGCACGGCGCCGACATCGTCGTCCATTCGGCGACGAAATTCATCGGCGGCCACGGCACGACCCTCGGCGGCCTCATCGTCGAAAACGGCGCCTTCGACTGGACGTCGGGCAGATTTCCCAACATCGCATCGCCGGACCCGTCGTACAACGGCATCAATTTTGCGACCGATATGCCCGGAGCCGGCTTCGTCACCCGCATTCGTGCCAAAAGCCTCCGCGACCTCGGGGCCTGCATCAGCCCCTTCAACGCCTGGCTCCTCCTCCAAGGGATGGAAACGCTGTCCCTGCGCATGGAACGCCACGTTGCCAACGCCCAAAAAATCGCCGAATACCTGGAAAGCCACCCCGCCGTCGCCAAGGTCAATTATCCCTCCCTTTCCTCCTCGCCGTACTACGCCCTGGCTCAGAAATATTTCCCCAAAGGAACGGGTTCTATTTTCTCCTTCGAGCTGGCAGGAGGCTATAATGCAGCCCGGGCCTTTATCGACCACGCCGAGATTTTTTCCAATTTAGCCAACGTAGGCGATTCCAAATCCCTGCTAGTCCATCCGGCTTCGACGACGCATCAGCAGCTGTCGGAAGAAGCGCAGCGTGCCTGCGGCATCACGCCCGGCACGGTACGCATCTCCGTCGGCCTGGAAAACGTCAACGACCTGCTGGCAGATGTCGAGCAAGCCCTGTCCGCCGCCAACTAA
- the rplM gene encoding 50S ribosomal protein L13: MKTTFMANAGNIERKWFVVDAEGQTLGRLAAEVAKVLRGKHKPTFTPHVDTGDYVIVVNAAKVKVTGKKLVQKTYFRHSGYPGGAKFTQLGHMLENRPERVVEMAIRGMLPKNKLGEQMYRKLNVYAGAEHPHQAQKPEVLNLNIR, from the coding sequence ATGAAAACTACATTTATGGCTAATGCCGGCAACATCGAACGCAAATGGTTTGTTGTTGACGCTGAAGGCCAGACATTAGGACGTCTTGCTGCCGAAGTAGCCAAAGTTCTTCGGGGAAAACATAAACCTACATTTACCCCGCATGTAGATACAGGCGACTATGTTATCGTAGTCAACGCAGCAAAAGTAAAAGTAACTGGCAAAAAATTGGTTCAGAAAACATATTTCCGTCATTCCGGTTATCCCGGCGGAGCTAAATTCACGCAGCTCGGCCACATGCTCGAAAACCGTCCGGAACGGGTCGTAGAAATGGCTATCCGCGGTATGCTGCCGAAAAACAAATTAGGCGAACAGATGTACCGCAAGCTCAATGTGTACGCTGGTGCAGAACATCCGCATCAGGCTCAGAAACCTGAAGTTCTGAATTTAAACATTCGTTAA